From Prosthecobacter vanneervenii:
ATCCGGTGGTTCCCGGTCGCTGCGCTCCCTTCGCCACCGGCTAATTTCCTGCGAGCCTCCGGCTCAAAATCGTTTGATCAAAGCCAGTGAACAGTCTTTCAAGCAGATCGATGCGGATCACAGAAGGGTTATTAAGAGCCCATTATCATCCACTTTACATTAGTAACCCCGCGAGGACTACAAGACCGCAGATGTTTTCTAATATATTTGGATCTTTAAGCTCGTTACACTTTGCTATAAATTCACGGTAAGAATCTCTTTTGTCGATTAGCACCGCTGTATTCTTGAGATCAAAGGCCATATCACCCGGCAACCGCCATTCACGCTCATGCATCCAATCGACCATGTTTTTAGTATTTGAGAGGTCGAAGGATACTATTCTCCAATGTTCGTTTTGATCGGTGATGTACTTTTTGGCTTCTGACGGTTTGTCATAAATCACAGGCCGCCCTCCTTTAGCATGTACAAGGTATTTCGAGAAGATTAGACCGCACCCCGAATATCGGTTCCGCCCCTCATAATGCTTGTTTTCGAATGCAATATTTTCAGCGATTGAGCTTAATGGGGCATCTTGAAAACACACTGCAGAGCGGTTTCCAGTGATGAAACCTTTTCGAGGATTGCTGCCGATGAGCTTTCCTTCTTTGAGTATCTTGATCAAGACATCAACGGCAGAATGCTCTTTTCCTTCTATAGTAGCGCTGCGGGTAAGATGAACCAAAGACGAAGACAGATCTGAGCGCTGGGTGACACGCTCTTTCCACTGGTCGTAGCTATAGGACATAATGTTTGATCGGACTTGGAAGCATCATGAACAACACAGCAACCTCACTCAATGCTTCACCGAGCAGCCCGGGCCGACGGTTTGGAAGAAGTCGTTGCCTTTGTCATCGATGAGGATGAACGCAGGGAAGTCTTCGACTTCGATCTTCCAGATGGCTTCCATGCCGAGTTCGGGGAACTCGACGACTTCGACCTTCTTGATGTTTTCCTTGGCGAGGATGGCGGCGGGGCCGCCGATGCTGCCGAGGTAGAAGCCGCCGTGTTTTTTACAGGCATCCGTCACCTGCTGGCCGCGGTTGCCTTTGGCGATCATGACCATGCTGCCGCCGTGGCTCTGGAAGAGGTCCACGTAGCTGTCCATGCGGCCGGCGGTGGTGGGACCGAAGCTGCCGCTGGGCATGCCTGCGGGTGTCTTGGCGGGGCCGGCGTAGTACACGGGGTGGTTCTTGAAGTAGTCGGGCAGCGGCTTGCCGGCATCGATCATCTCCTTGAGCTTCGCATGCGCGATGTCGCGGGCCACGATAATGGGGCCGTTGATGAGGAGGCGGGTGGTGGTGGGATACTTGCTCAGTTCCGCACGGATCTCGGCCATCGGGCGATTGGTGTCGATGCGCACAGCGTTGGTGTCCTTGCGGTGGCGCAGCTCCTCGGGGATGTACTGGAGCGGGTTGGTTTCGAGCTTCTCGATGAAAACGCCATCCTTGGTGATCTTGCCCTTGGCCTGACGGTCGGCGGAGCAGGAGACGCCGATGCCAATGGGCAGGGAAGCGCCGTGGCGCGGCAGGCGGACCACGCGCACATCCAGCGCGAAGTATTTGCCACCAAACTGCGCGCCGATGCCGCACTCGCGTGCAGCCTGCAGCATCTGGGCCTCCAGCTCCACATCGCGGAAGGCGCGGCCGTGTTCGTTGCCGGTGGTGGGGAGGTTGTCGTAGTACTTGGTGGAGGCCAGCTTGACGTGCTTCATCGTCGATTCCGCGGAGGTGCCGCCGATGACGAAGGTGAGGTGGTAGGGCGGGCAGGCGGCGGTGCCGAGGCTCGTCATCTTGTCGCTGAGGAACTTCACGATGCTCTTCGGATTGAGCACGGCGCGGGTTTCCTGATACAGGAAAGCCTTGTTGGCCGAGCCACCGCCTTTGGCGATGAAGAGGAATTTGTACGCATCGCCGTCCGTGGCGTAGAGGTCGAGCTGCGCGGGCAGGTTGGTGCCGGTGTTCTTTTCGTCGAACATGTTCAGCGCCGCATTCTGGGAGTAGCGCAGGTTGTTCTCCGTGTAGGCGAGGTAGACGCCCTTGGAGAGCGCGGCCTCATCGCCACCGCCGGTCCAGACCTGCTGGCCTTTCTTGCCCATGATGATGGCGGTGCCGGTGTCCTGGCAGAAGGGCAGCAGCCCTGCGGAGGCCACGTCGGCGTTTTTGAGCATCGTCAGGGCGACCATGCGGTCGTTTTCGCTCGCCTCGGGGTCGTCAAGGATGGCAGCCACCTGTTTGAGATGCTTGGGGCGCAGGAAGAAATTGATGTCGTGGAAGGCTTGGTTGGCCAGTAGGGTGAGCGCCTCTGGATTCACCACGAGCACCTCCTTCTCGCCAAATTTCTGCACGGAGACGTGCTCCTTGGTCAGCAGACGGTATTCGGTGTCATCGGTGCCGAGTTCGAGGAGTTCCTGGTAGTGAAAGGGGGGCGTGGGCATGGGGAGGGGGCGGGCAGTTTGCAGGGAAAAGTCAGTCCGGGCAACGAGGGAAAGGGGGCATTTTGCAGGTTGTCGGACCGCAGATGGAGGATTAAATTAGAGTTATGATTCTGGAAACTTTGCCCGCAGTCAGGCTGCTCAGTCCCCGTGACAAGCGGCAGCTGGCGGAAGAGCTTTTGGACTCGGCCGATGCCGAGGATGGGGAAGTCGTGGTCGATGCCGCCATCATGGAGCTGCTGGACCGACGTCTTGCTGCTCATGCGGCCAATCCGCAGGCTGTTTCGACTTGGGAAGAAGTGCAATCTCGAGTCTTCTCAGGCCGTGGCGCATGACATTGTCTGGACGGCGGGAGCGGAGGCTGATTTGCTTCGACTTTATGAACAGGTGGGTGACCACGATCTCGCCATCAAGGTGCTGAGGGAGCCACTGAAGCGGGTCTTGAGCCTACTCGCTGAGCATCCCGTGCTGGGTGCGAAAGTGCATGGGACGCAGCGAATTCGCAGGTTGCTGACCGGGCCTGGAAAACGATTCGGTATTTTCTACGTCGTAGAAGCCCGTCGCATTATGATACATGTGCTGATCGACATGAGGCAAGACCCTGAACTGCTTCGGCTGCGGCTAACCGATCTGTGATTCATCCGCAAAAACGGGCTTCTTCCAGATCGGCACGCTGGTTTTGATCTCCTTGAGGTACCAGCGGCAGAGGTCAAAGGACTCGGCGCTGTGCTTGGTGGCCACGCGGATGACGATGCTGGGCTGCTCTGCGGCCACGAAGCCGAGGCGATGTTGGATGAAAACGCGGTGTGGGCCGTGCTCGCTCTGGCCGCGGTCGATCAGCTCCTGCAGCATCTTTTCCGCCATCGGAAGGTAGGCGCTGTAGTCGATGCCCGTGATGGCCCGTCCGTCCTCCATGCCGCGCACAACGCCGAGAAACTGCGTCTCTGCTCCCTCGCCCGGCTGGAACTCGGCGGGTGTGTTGGGGATGGGATCGTTGCTGAGGATGAAACTGGCAGGAGGCATGAAGTGAGGGGCAAAGAACTACCACAGAGTTCCTGATTTTGAACGCGAATAAACACGAATGGCGGTGGCCTGTGCTGCATTCGTGCGCATTCAGGTGGGCAATTTGGGGCTGAATCTGCCTGGCGAGATTTTCACAAATAATGGCCGATTTATCATAAAACTTGTCCGCTGGGTTCGGTCTCTGTTAGCGTTTGTTTCACTCCAACCATGAAACGTCTGCTCTTCCTCCTCCTCGCCGCCCAGCTCCATGCGGAGACCCAGATCACCTGGAAGCGCCAGCAATTGCATGGCGACTTTTATTCCGAGGGCGCGGCGATCGGTGACATCAATGGCGATGGCAAGGCGGACGTGGTGGCCGGGCCGTTTTGGTGGGAGGGGCCGGCGTTTGAGAAAAAGCACGCCTACTACGAGCCGAAGATTTTCAGCATCAATGGCTACTCGGACAACTTCTTTGCCTACGTGCATGATTTCAATGCGGACCAGAAGAATGACATCCTCATCCTCGGCTTTCCCGGCAAAGAGGCGCGGCTGTACCTGAACCCCGGCACGCACGATGACAAGCCCTGGCCCATGCACATCGTGGCGGATGTGGTGGACAATGAATCGCCGGTTTTCACCGACATCACGGGCGATGGCAAACCGGAGATCGTGTGCAGCACGGGCGGCAAATTCGGCTGGTTCGCGTCAAACTGGGAAAAGCCGACGGAGAAGTGGCCCTTTGTGGCGGTGACAGAGGATGTGAAGGTGGCCAAGTTTACCCATGGGCTCGGAGTGGGTGATGTGAATGGCGATGGCAAGATGGACCTGCTGGAGGCGCGGCGGTGGTGGGAGAACAAACCCGGCAGTGCGACTTGGGAGCAGCACAACTTCGCCGCCGGCGTGGGCGGCGGGGCGCAGATGTTTGCATATGACTTTGATGGCAACGGCACCAGCGACGTCTTCACCAGCCTGTCGGCGCATCGCTATGGGGTGGCGGTGTTCTTGCAGAACAAGCCCGCTCCGAACCAGCCCAACTGGCAGCGCATCATGCTGGCCAGCGAGCAGCCGCAGGACAACGACTACGGCATCGTCTTCTCCCAGCCGCATGCGGCGTATCTGGCGGATATGGATGGCGATGGGATCAAGGACATCGTCACTGGCAAGCGCTACTGGGCGCACAATGGGCACGACCCCGATGAAAGCGGGCATCGTGTCATTTACTGGTATCAAACGAAGCGCGATGGGAAGGGCGGCGTGGATTTTGTGCCACACCTTGTGGATGCCGAGAGTGGCGTGGGTGTGGATGTTCAGGTGGGCGATGTGAATGGCGACAAGCTGCCAGACATCGTGGTGGCCAATAAAGCGGGCGTTTTCATCCTCATGCAGGAGCGCAAAGAGACGACGGCGGACGTTACGCCGAAGAAGATGTACGGGGCGGGGCTGATGGCGCAGAAGGATTATGCGCATGGCACACGCGTCAGCGGGGAGCGCCTGCGTCCCGCAGGCAGTCTTTCGCGTCCCGCGGAAGACCGTCCCAAGGCGGACGCAAACACACCAGTAGGCGCAGGGGATAGAACGGCATCCGGCGGGACGCCAGATGCAGCACGCGAGACGCGTGCGCTCCCTCACGCGCTTGATCTCATGCAGCTTCCTGGCGGGTTTAAGGCGGAGCTGATTGCCGCAGAGCCGGATCTTGTGCAGCCCATCGCCTTCACGTTTGATGAGCGCGGCCGCATTTGGGTGGTGGAGGGAAACAGCTATCCGAAACCACGTGAAGTGGGTGCAGGGCAGGACCGCATCAAGATTCTTGAAGACAAAGATGGAGACGGTGTCTTTGAGACGAAGAAGATTTTCTGCGAAGGGCTGAATCTTGTGAGCGGGATCGAGCTGGGCTTTGGCGGGGTGTGGGTGGGGGCTGCCCCGTATTTCATATTCATCCCGCGCGATGGCGACAAGCCGCTACCGCTGGGTAGTAACCGGGCTATTCCTGGCGCGCCAGATGGGGGCAAGAATGCCCCCGCTACGCAGGTCCCAGGCCTTAACTTCACCGCCTACGCCCTGCTGGATGGCTGGGGCAGCCAGGATACGCACGAGACGCTTAACAGTTTCATCTGGGGCCCCGACGGCTGGCTTTACGGCTGCCATGGTGTCTTCACCCACAGCAAGGTCGGCAAGCCAGGCGCGCCCGATGCTGAGCGCAAGCCCATCAACGCCGGTATCTGGCGTTACCACCCGACGCGGCACGCGTTTGAAATCTTTGCCGAAGGCACAAGCAATCCGTGGGGGCTGGACTACGACCAGTACGGCGAGTTCTTCGTGACCGCCTGCGTCATCCCGCATCTCTACCACATCGTGCCAGGCGGGCGCTACCAGCGCCAGGCGGGTCAGCACTTCAATCCCTACACGTATGAAGACATCAAGACCATCGCCGACCATGCGCACTACGCGGGCAGTGCGCGCCCTGATGTGACCTTCGACAAAAACACCGGCGCCGGCATCATGAATGACGACACCAATGCGCTCGGTGGCGGGCATGCGCATTGCGGTCTGGCCATCTATCAGAGCAGCCTCTTCCCACCGACGTATCGCAATCAGCTCATCTTTGGCAATCTGCACGGGCATCGGCTGGTTACCAACTACACTGACCCGCACGCGAGCAGCTATATCGGTAAGCACGGCAGCGACTTCATGCGCGCGAATGACATGCACTTCATTCCCGTGACGCAGAAGGTGGGGCCGGATGGTGCGCTGTATGTGAGCGACTGGAGCGACCAGCAGATCTGCCACCGAGGAAGCAACGCGGTGGAAAACTGGGACCGTAGCAACGGGCGTATTTATCGCATCAGCTACGACGGCTGGAAGCCGTGGAGGGGGGATCTGGCGAAGGAGAGTGATGAAGAGCTGGCGAAGCTGGCGGTCCAGACGGAAAACGAGTGGGAGTCGCGCATGGCGAGGAGGGTGCTGATGGAGCAGCGGAAGAAGAACAATGCAATCGAGCCAGTAAGTAAACTTGCGATGGATCTACTGAAAGATGCAAAAAAACCAGTCGCATCATTGCGGGGACTTTGGTTGTTAGCCGCAGGATACGTCCCATCTCAGACACCAATCCAGTTCCGAACCCTTGATCTCTATTTCCATTCAGATGAGCGAGTCAGAATGTGGGCTTGGAGGCTGCTGTCCAACGAGGAGTGGATGTTTAATGAAACTCTCGGTTATCTTATTGAAAACGGTCGTAACGCACCGAAAGAGCGCAGCAAGCTTTATGGGCGGGAAAATGTCCCTTCCTTGTCAGATGCGCTAATGAAGGAGACATCAGTGCTTGTCCGACGTGGTGCCGCATCCTGTCTGCAACGGATTTCTTATTTGCCGGATCGAGCCCCCCTCGCCAGTTCTCTGCTATCCCACGGCGAAGACAAGGACGATCCCATGATCCCGCTGCTGATCTGGTATGGCATCGAGCCGATGGTTGGTGCTGATCCGAAGGTGGGGCTGGAGCTGGCGGCGGTGTCGAAGTTGCCGAAGGTGACGGAGTTTATTTATCGTCGTTTGTCGTCGGATGATGCGGGGCGGGCTTCGGTGCTCTCTGAGCTCACGAAAGAGCCGGATGCGGCGAAGCGCGAGGCGACGCTGGGAATGATCCTGAGTAGTGCGCGGGGTGCGGGCAAGCTGAGCATGCCAGCGGACTGGCCGGCGACTGCGGCGAAGCTCAAGACGGGTGCTTCCGGGGCCGTGGAAAAGATGGTCGCCGAACTGAGCGCGTTGTTTGGTGATGCGGGGGCGCTGGAAAGCTTCCGCGGACAGCTCGGGTCTGCTACGCTGGACACGCCTGCACGTGAGAAGGCGCTGGCTGTGCTGCTGCAGTCTCAGGACACAGCGACGGCGAAGCTCCTGCAGCATATCGTTTCTGACCAAGGCACTCCCGCCTCGCTCAGGCGCAAGGGCATCCAGGCGCTGGCCTCGCTCAAAGATGCGGGCACGCCGAAGGTGCTGGGGGCGCTGCTGCCGAAGCTCTCTGCGAATGAGCTGCCGGATGCGGTCAACACGCTGGCTTCGACGAAAGAGGGCTCCAAAGAGCTGCTCAAAGCCGTGGAGGCCAAGACAGTGCCTGCTACGGCACTTTCTCCCTTCCTTGTGCGCCAGCTCACCGCTTTTGACGACAAGGAGATCAACGGCCTCATCAAATCCGCCTGGGGCGATGTGAATGCGCCGAAGGCGAACTTGGGCGAGCGGACGAAGAAGTACCGCGAGATGCTCACGCCTGCGGCTGTTGCGAAGGGCGATCTGGAGAAAGGCAAGATGCTCTTCACCATGACCTGCGGCCAGTGCCACAAGCTCTTTGGCCAGGGGCAGAACGTGGGCCCGGACATCACGGGCAGCAATCGCGCGGATTTGAACTACCTGCTCGAAAACGTGCTGGATCCGAATGCGGTGATCGGCAAGGCCTACCAGCTCAACCTCTTCACCATGAAGGACGGGCGTGTGATGAGCGGTGTCATCAAGGAGGAAACGCCAGCCACCGTGCGCATCGCCATGATGGGTGGCGTGGAATTTACGCTGCCGCAGCCGGACATCGCCAAGCGTGAGGTGTCGAAGCTGAGCACGATGCCGGAAGGATTGTTCGATGCTCTGAAGCCGGAGCAGGTGATTGATCTGGTGAAGTATCTGCAGAGCGGGGCTTCCGGACCGGCCAAAGGCGCGACGACAATCCCCGGAGCGATTGAGGGTGAGGGGCTGAAGGTACTGAACAAAACCGGCGGCAATGCGAAACCGCAGGGGATGGGCGGCTTTGGCAGCGAGTGGAGCGGGGCTTCGCAGCTCTGGTGGACCGGTGGCAAGCCGGGGCAGAAGCTGACGCTGGCGCTGCCGGTGCCGGAGAAGGGAAAATACAATCTCAAAGCGGCGCTGACGATGGCACGCGACTACGGCATCATCGATGTCTCACTTGATGACAAACCCGTGGCCAGCGCCTGGGACGGCTACAACGGCCCCAAGGTCATTCACAGTGACGAGCTCGACTGGGGCACGCATGAACTCAGCGCGGGCGAGCATCAGCTTTCCATCACGATCACCGGCAAGCACGCCGATGCGGTGCCGGGCTACATGGTGGGGCTGGATTATGTGAGGCTGGAGAAGAAGTGAACGCTCGACATCGCGGAGTGCGGATTTACGGTTCCGCTTCATGGACGCAATTGGCGACATTTTCTCTACCTTGGCTGAAGCAGTGGTGGAACTGGTGATCCGGCTTTTGCAGCTGCTGTTCTATGTGGTGGAGAATGTCGTTTATGGTGTGCTCTGGCTTTTCCGGTGTTCGAAGTTCGCCGGGCCTAGGCGCAAGAGAAAGCTGCCCGAAGAGACACGATATCTGATTCGGAGCTGCTTGCACTCGACGCTGGCTTTGGGGCTGCTGTCACTGGGTATCTATTTTGTGTGGCCGAAAAAGCCTGTGCGGCCAGAGCCATCTGATCCTTCACCACCGTCAACGAAAGTCGAGAAGGTGGGGAAGGCGATCGAAAAAGCCCAATGGATCAAAGAAGCGCTGCTGCCGCCGAAGACTCAGCCATGAAAGACCTCCAATCCACCCGCGCCATGTGGCTCAAAGGCTGGTTGTTTTTGTTCATCGGCCTCATATCGCCGTCAGCCGGTGTTTAAAGGTTGCTCCGCTATGACATTATTCTCTACTTCTTCATCAGATAGGCAAAGAAGTCCTTCAGGTCCGCGTCACTCATGCCGGTGGTGAGG
This genomic window contains:
- a CDS encoding fumarate hydratase produces the protein MPTPPFHYQELLELGTDDTEYRLLTKEHVSVQKFGEKEVLVVNPEALTLLANQAFHDINFFLRPKHLKQVAAILDDPEASENDRMVALTMLKNADVASAGLLPFCQDTGTAIIMGKKGQQVWTGGGDEAALSKGVYLAYTENNLRYSQNAALNMFDEKNTGTNLPAQLDLYATDGDAYKFLFIAKGGGSANKAFLYQETRAVLNPKSIVKFLSDKMTSLGTAACPPYHLTFVIGGTSAESTMKHVKLASTKYYDNLPTTGNEHGRAFRDVELEAQMLQAARECGIGAQFGGKYFALDVRVVRLPRHGASLPIGIGVSCSADRQAKGKITKDGVFIEKLETNPLQYIPEELRHRKDTNAVRIDTNRPMAEIRAELSKYPTTTRLLINGPIIVARDIAHAKLKEMIDAGKPLPDYFKNHPVYYAGPAKTPAGMPSGSFGPTTAGRMDSYVDLFQSHGGSMVMIAKGNRGQQVTDACKKHGGFYLGSIGGPAAILAKENIKKVEVVEFPELGMEAIWKIEVEDFPAFILIDDKGNDFFQTVGPGCSVKH
- a CDS encoding addiction module protein, which codes for MILETLPAVRLLSPRDKRQLAEELLDSADAEDGEVVVDAAIMELLDRRLAAHAANPQAVSTWEEVQSRVFSGRGA
- a CDS encoding type II toxin-antitoxin system RelE/ParE family toxin gives rise to the protein MAHDIVWTAGAEADLLRLYEQVGDHDLAIKVLREPLKRVLSLLAEHPVLGAKVHGTQRIRRLLTGPGKRFGIFYVVEARRIMIHVLIDMRQDPELLRLRLTDL
- a CDS encoding molybdenum cofactor biosynthesis protein MoaE translates to MPPASFILSNDPIPNTPAEFQPGEGAETQFLGVVRGMEDGRAITGIDYSAYLPMAEKMLQELIDRGQSEHGPHRVFIQHRLGFVAAEQPSIVIRVATKHSAESFDLCRWYLKEIKTSVPIWKKPVFADESQIG
- a CDS encoding PVC-type heme-binding CxxCH protein, with the translated sequence MKRLLFLLLAAQLHAETQITWKRQQLHGDFYSEGAAIGDINGDGKADVVAGPFWWEGPAFEKKHAYYEPKIFSINGYSDNFFAYVHDFNADQKNDILILGFPGKEARLYLNPGTHDDKPWPMHIVADVVDNESPVFTDITGDGKPEIVCSTGGKFGWFASNWEKPTEKWPFVAVTEDVKVAKFTHGLGVGDVNGDGKMDLLEARRWWENKPGSATWEQHNFAAGVGGGAQMFAYDFDGNGTSDVFTSLSAHRYGVAVFLQNKPAPNQPNWQRIMLASEQPQDNDYGIVFSQPHAAYLADMDGDGIKDIVTGKRYWAHNGHDPDESGHRVIYWYQTKRDGKGGVDFVPHLVDAESGVGVDVQVGDVNGDKLPDIVVANKAGVFILMQERKETTADVTPKKMYGAGLMAQKDYAHGTRVSGERLRPAGSLSRPAEDRPKADANTPVGAGDRTASGGTPDAARETRALPHALDLMQLPGGFKAELIAAEPDLVQPIAFTFDERGRIWVVEGNSYPKPREVGAGQDRIKILEDKDGDGVFETKKIFCEGLNLVSGIELGFGGVWVGAAPYFIFIPRDGDKPLPLGSNRAIPGAPDGGKNAPATQVPGLNFTAYALLDGWGSQDTHETLNSFIWGPDGWLYGCHGVFTHSKVGKPGAPDAERKPINAGIWRYHPTRHAFEIFAEGTSNPWGLDYDQYGEFFVTACVIPHLYHIVPGGRYQRQAGQHFNPYTYEDIKTIADHAHYAGSARPDVTFDKNTGAGIMNDDTNALGGGHAHCGLAIYQSSLFPPTYRNQLIFGNLHGHRLVTNYTDPHASSYIGKHGSDFMRANDMHFIPVTQKVGPDGALYVSDWSDQQICHRGSNAVENWDRSNGRIYRISYDGWKPWRGDLAKESDEELAKLAVQTENEWESRMARRVLMEQRKKNNAIEPVSKLAMDLLKDAKKPVASLRGLWLLAAGYVPSQTPIQFRTLDLYFHSDERVRMWAWRLLSNEEWMFNETLGYLIENGRNAPKERSKLYGRENVPSLSDALMKETSVLVRRGAASCLQRISYLPDRAPLASSLLSHGEDKDDPMIPLLIWYGIEPMVGADPKVGLELAAVSKLPKVTEFIYRRLSSDDAGRASVLSELTKEPDAAKREATLGMILSSARGAGKLSMPADWPATAAKLKTGASGAVEKMVAELSALFGDAGALESFRGQLGSATLDTPAREKALAVLLQSQDTATAKLLQHIVSDQGTPASLRRKGIQALASLKDAGTPKVLGALLPKLSANELPDAVNTLASTKEGSKELLKAVEAKTVPATALSPFLVRQLTAFDDKEINGLIKSAWGDVNAPKANLGERTKKYREMLTPAAVAKGDLEKGKMLFTMTCGQCHKLFGQGQNVGPDITGSNRADLNYLLENVLDPNAVIGKAYQLNLFTMKDGRVMSGVIKEETPATVRIAMMGGVEFTLPQPDIAKREVSKLSTMPEGLFDALKPEQVIDLVKYLQSGASGPAKGATTIPGAIEGEGLKVLNKTGGNAKPQGMGGFGSEWSGASQLWWTGGKPGQKLTLALPVPEKGKYNLKAALTMARDYGIIDVSLDDKPVASAWDGYNGPKVIHSDELDWGTHELSAGEHQLSITITGKHADAVPGYMVGLDYVRLEKK